The following are encoded together in the Methylomonas methanica MC09 genome:
- a CDS encoding dicarboxylate/amino acid:cation symporter has protein sequence MSLNTQIFLGTILGVGLGILFSQLGPETEGVRQGIYFCGIVGTLFIDLLKMVLVPLVFTSIAVGVANLRQHSQLHRVWISTLGFFLLSMAAAVLLALVAANGFQPGKGLSLDLFQGVNQNIAAKQMSFAEFMANFLHGLFINPFAALAQGNILAIVMFALLLGIAIVMGGERYKNILRLTQEGLELMLSMVGWIMRLAPLGILALLAQLLATQNLEVLSSLAQFITVVIGTILVHGFIVLPFLLFLITKISPLKFFRGAREALITAFATSSSSATLPVTLRCAEQHLHVKPSIAGFVIPLGATANMDGTALYEASAALFVANLAGIELDISQQLIVFFTTMLAAIGAPGIPSAGMVTMVMVLQSVGLPAEAVAILLPIDRLLDTFRTMVNVEGDMIGSLVVQRLVKEK, from the coding sequence ATGTCCTTGAACACGCAAATTTTTCTCGGCACTATCCTGGGCGTAGGGCTGGGCATACTGTTTTCCCAACTTGGACCCGAGACGGAAGGCGTCAGGCAAGGTATTTATTTCTGCGGCATCGTAGGCACCTTGTTTATCGATTTGTTGAAAATGGTGCTGGTGCCTTTGGTCTTCACGTCGATTGCGGTCGGCGTCGCCAATTTACGCCAGCATAGCCAATTGCACCGGGTCTGGATTTCGACGCTGGGCTTTTTTCTACTATCGATGGCGGCTGCCGTTCTGTTAGCCTTGGTTGCCGCCAATGGGTTCCAACCCGGCAAAGGTTTGAGCCTGGATTTATTCCAGGGCGTCAATCAAAACATCGCCGCCAAACAGATGAGCTTCGCCGAGTTCATGGCCAATTTCCTGCACGGTTTATTTATCAATCCGTTTGCCGCGTTGGCGCAAGGCAATATCCTGGCGATTGTCATGTTTGCCTTACTGCTGGGGATTGCTATTGTCATGGGCGGCGAACGCTATAAAAACATTCTGCGGCTTACGCAGGAAGGCTTGGAACTGATGCTAAGTATGGTGGGCTGGATCATGCGCTTGGCGCCGTTGGGGATTTTGGCCTTGCTGGCGCAGTTGTTAGCCACGCAAAATCTTGAAGTATTAAGCAGTCTGGCGCAGTTTATAACTGTGGTGATAGGGACTATCCTGGTGCACGGTTTTATCGTGTTGCCGTTCCTGTTGTTTTTAATCACCAAAATCTCGCCGCTCAAGTTTTTTCGCGGCGCCCGCGAAGCGTTGATAACCGCTTTTGCCACCAGCTCCAGTTCCGCGACCTTGCCGGTCACCTTGCGTTGCGCAGAGCAACATTTGCACGTTAAACCCAGTATTGCCGGTTTCGTGATTCCGCTGGGCGCGACAGCCAACATGGATGGTACCGCGCTGTATGAAGCATCCGCTGCATTATTCGTAGCCAATCTGGCCGGCATAGAGCTGGATATATCTCAACAACTCATCGTGTTTTTTACCACTATGCTGGCGGCGATAGGCGCGCCCGGCATACCCAGCGCCGGCATGGTGACGATGGTGATGGTGCTCCAATCGGTCGGCTTGCCCGCCGAAGCGGTGGCTATCCTGTTGCCTATCGATCGTTTGCTGGACACCTTTCGTACTATGGTCAATGTGGAAGGCGACATGATAGGCAGTTTAGTGGTGCAGCGCCTGGTGAAAGAGAAATAA